One Parashewanella spongiae genomic window, TCAACTGTTTCATCGTTAAGGTGTGTTGTACACCACTGCTTGATGGTTTTCATTACAGGCAACGAATGTTGCTGATGGTAACTCAGCCTTTCTGTTGCCGTAAACTTTTGCTCTTTAGTGTGCTGCTCGTAAGCCCAAATTTCACCATAACGTGTCAGTACGTGCTCGACTTCATCGGGGAAATGGTTAATGACATCAACAAATTGTCGTCTGGCATGACTGTTACACAATGACAGCAGACATTCTCTTACCGTAGGGCGATTACTGACCAGAGCGTCACTCATCATTATCGGCCTAGATTGATGAGTACCGCGTTTGTGCAACAGGCTATCGATGAATTCGCCAGCATGACCAATATTAGTTTCAAACAACACGATACTATCATTGGCTTGAGTGGTCGCAATAACACCTGATGTGTACACGCCGCTGCGCATTTGTGTCTTGTCACTGTTACGCACCGGTTTTTCTATTGGCGTAGCATCCAAAATTCGGTGAGTCGTGTCATCGAGATAATAATGCTTCGCATCGGCCGCGAGGTTAACCAACATTTGATAAACAGGGTAAATATCATTGGCCACATATTCAACTTGGTCAAACACAGTAGACGCAGTGATTTTGACACCAAGCAGCTTTTGAATGCTCCCTTGGCGATAAAACGGCAACCCGGCAAAATACTTGTGTATGGCCATTAATGACCGAGCTGAGTAGCCGTATTTTTGTTGCTCGCTCCCGTCGGCTAACACTTCAACTGGCAAAGCGGCGGTAGCGTAAGCACCACAAGCATTACAGCGAAAGCGCTCCATGACATGCTGCTCTGGCTTAAACGGACTTTGCCCTGTGATACACAGTAAACTGCCTGGGTCGGTTTTGTACATTTTACCCATGTGGCACTCTAGGCAGTTATCACCCTTTTTCACATCTGTACTCTGATGCACTATCACAACTGGCTTAGCGGGAGTGAAATCTTCACCGCTCTCTTTGGGTTTACGATTTTTACCCGCAGTGTGTTTACCGCTTCCTTTATTGCTTTTACTGACACGAGACAAGGCTTCTGAAGACTTTTCAATGCCAAGTAACTTACGCAATTTGTGCACGGTGACATCGTGATTGGTTAATCGTTGCTGCATCGTCGATAACGTCACTAAGGCATCAAGTAACAACTGACAATCTTCTGGAGACAGTGCTAATTCATGCTCTCTGGCTTCAGTAACACGAACTATCAGTGCTTCCAGCGCGTTGTGGTCGATATCAGTAAACGGTTTACTCATTAAAGGACAGTCCAGCTTAGGCGAATAGGAAAAATGAATTCGGCGGGCAGTATGATCCGATAAATAAAATAATCAACCGGTAAGTGCGATTTATTTCAAGCGACTTGAAGATAAATAAGGTTCACCACTCAGTAATTGCCGTAATTGTGCCGCAGCCATCGGTTGCATAACGCCATGATGACGTGGCCATCCATGAAATTTTCCTTTTGATAACCGTTTGGTCATCAGCCAAAAGCCATTATGCTCATAAGTGAGGGCTCGTATCATGGTTTTGTTGCGATTAATGAAGACGAATATCGAGCCTGAACGCGGATTACTCGACAAGCGCTGTTGGCACACGGCCGCCAGTCCATCGATACCACAGCGAAAATCAGCAGGCTGAGTCGCAATGAAGATACGACTGTTGGAAGTTAAATAGATCATGATTTCATTGCCCCGATGAGGGCGCAAATAAAGTGAACATCCACCACACCTTGTATATGAATATTGTCGCCATTAGATAGATTCAACTCAAGTTTTACTGGGGAATTCGGCTTGATGACCTCAGGTAAGTTGGGTAATTCAATGAAGTCTGTAATGGACTCTGCCGAGTTTGATACCTGGCACCATTGTTTAAATTGAGAGCCACTGATACGTAAAGCGGTGCAAATTTGTGATGATGAGTAATGCTCTAGCAATGAAGTGGCTTGCTCGCGGAGAGTGTTTGGTATTTTAGTTCCGCGACTCGGCTTATTTATGCGCCAATGGGCGAAGACTGTGGCGACGCGAGTTAATGGCTCTATATTTGGCATGATGGGCTCCGATAATTAATCTGCCATCATTACATCAAATTATTGGGTTAAAGTTGCACTATGCTGCCGTAAACTCACTATAAAATTGCTCCTTTCGCACCATTTATTAAACCCATCCAATTGATAATGAATGATCTTTTCATGCTTTTCGTCGATCTAAAAGATCTACACCCAATTTCTTTTAACAGCGCAACGACTTTCTTTTGCTGCTCTAGATAACTGAATGTGATGCCATCAATTCCTGCTCCGCCTTTATTGGCTTTGCATCGTCGATAGGCTTCTTCGAGTATATCTAGGCGACTGAGTTTATCGTACAAGCTGTAAAATCGTAGCTCCGAGTTAAGCTTTGAGCGTAAGTAAAGTTTTCGCTGTAATATTCTGATATTTACTGGAGTGTTAGCCATATGGCAATTTCACCTCAAAAGTTACGTTAAAAAACGGGTGTAACACTGAGCCCCTTCCCTGATGTGAAGTTATGTTGTCTTCACGGTTAACGGTACTATGGGCTCATCCGACTGCCTGAGCGCCCTATCTGAAATTTCGGTTTACCTTATATTCGGATAGTGCAAGTCACTACCTTCCAACACTCAGGCTCTCCCACGTTCACTTTATTTCCTTCAATACATGCCACTTCATATTACGCCGGAAGATCAAACAGATGCATTTACCAGTTGCTTCTCTGTTTGTGTCAGGGTTCGTCAACTAGGAAAGACTCCCCATCTTCATTTTTTGATTTACGACGCTTAACTGAATTCGCTTGATGCTGCGGCCTACATTACATCTCAACCTTTATTCAAGGCCTTTGTCACAGGGCTTCATGTCATAGCGGTTACCCATTATGCATGCCAGTCAGATTTCGGGATGAACTGGTAATTATCCCGTCAGGTACGTTTCAACCTGATGGACTTATTATAAATAATAACGTTGCTGTCTCTGGTTTATGGCCATGTAATCGCTTGGCTGCGTATACGTTGAGACAAATCCCGCAACAGAATAAAGCGCTTCGTGGCGCTCCCTAAAAACATCAGTTGAACGCTGAGTATACGAGTAACTGTTTGAGCAATACGATGATTTTACCATCATGGCTTTCACCCAATGAGTGAAGTGATCTACGCTCACAAGCTTGCTAAAATGACTGCTATCTGCGTTGTAACTTTTGCAAGTAGAATAACTACTTGCAAAAGCTACGCCTTACTATCAGCCATTTTTTCTACGCTTAAGAACGCAGTCAACTGATGCTTCTAGGATTAACTGTAGTTGCTTGCATTTATAAATCGGTTTGCTCGCATTTATCCGTCATTTTCTGCTCGCAATAAATGACTTTATAAAAACGAGCTTGCTTACATTAATTGCTTTTATCAAATTAGTTGCTCAGATTAAGTGACTTTATAAAGCTATGTTGCTCACTTTAAATGATTCTATAAATGAACCAATTTAAATGAGCTACAAATTAAATAATATCATATGGTTGACTCGTTATTGGACAAAAGCTACTTAGCGCAAACGCATAACCTTCTCGATTCACATTAAAAAAACTAACTGAATAACATCCTAAAACGTGCACCGTTGTCTGGTTGAACATAAGTCAAATCGCCGCCATGTTGCACCATTATATGGCGGGATAAACTTAAACCAATACCAGAGCCTTGTGGTTTAGTAGTAAAGAAAGGCACAAAAATCATCTCATGCACATGTTCAGCGATGCCTTCACCGTTATCAATAATATCGAGGCTTACTTGAGCACTTTCATTTTGATGTAGGCTAATCGTTATTTGCTTATTTTTGAGTTCACTTACCGCTTCTGTAGCGCTTTTTAAAAGGTTTATCAGTACCTGCTCTAACTGCGCAGCATCAGCCATTAATGAGTAATCACTGGGTAACTTCAGTTCCAAATCAACTTGCAATTGCTGCCATTGTGTTTCAAACAGCTTTAAGGTTCTGTTCACTAAATCTTTAAGTGAAGTGATTTGCAAATTCGGCGCTGGTAATTGGCTCAACGAGCGGAATCGACCAATAAACTCATCCAAATGTGCAGTTCGCTTAGCAATGGTATCTAGTGCTAATTGTAAATCTTGCTTATCTTCCTCATCGTCAAAACTGAGCTGCTCTGGTATTAACGTGGTCGCAGTTTGTGATAATGAAGTAAGGGATGCTGCGACTTAGGTTATACCGACGTATAATCCAAACAGAGTAATTTACGGTTGCAGCCAAATGTCTACTTCAATTTACCTTTCTAGTGAGTCCAAAAGGATAATTAAACTTGCATCCAGTAAACTTCATGGGATGGAGAAAAGAGTTTTTATGGCCGAAGTATCCAAAACCTTCTGCTGTGGGAGTCCACGCTTAACTGAAACAGAATTTGGCTGGTGTCGAAAGGCTGTTGCGCTTGGGCTTCATGAACAAGAAACGGGCTTCGAGTGTTTCGGACACTATGACGGAAAACCTCGAAGTGAAGTGAGTCAGCCTCAATTAGAAATAGATATTAGAGCGTTAGTAGATCCTGAATCGCAAGCCGACCCGAAGTTTAAAAATACGTTTGTGTATACCCGAATTACAGCGAAAGGCGTCAGAAAAAAGTTAATTGAAGAAAAAGGCTGGCTACCTGAAGAATTACCTAAAGAAAGAACCATTAACGACATATTAAATCGACTGGGATACAGACTTCGACGAGACCAAAAAACTAAACCCCAAAAAAAATTCCTCAAACAGACGCTATCTTTGAAAACGTAAACAAAATCAATAAAGAAACAACCGGTAATAAAAAAGTCATCCGTATTAGTATAGACTGTAAAGCGACAGTTAATGTTGGTGAGTATTCCCGTTACGGTAAATCTCGTAGTGCTGATGCTGTTCAAGCGTTGGATCATGATATGGAAATAAAAAAGAAAATGATCCCGTTCGGAATTCTTAACCTCGACAATGATCAACTTCATTTTTTTTATGGCAACTCAAATAAAACAAGTGACTTCATTTGTGACGCACTTGAATGGTGGTGGGATTCAGTTAAAAGTGAAAATCTAGAAGTGGAAGAACTCATTATTTTTTCAGATAATGGTCCTGAAAATAGTGGCTGTCGTACTCAATACCTGTTTAGATTAGTAGCGTTTAGTGAACAATCGAAACTCAAGATTCGAAACGTCTACTACCCGCCATACCACAGTAAGTACAACCCGATAGAACGAGTCTGGTCATCGTTAGAGAGGCATTGGAATGGCACATTACTGAGTACAGCCAAAACGGTAATAGAATGGACAAAAACAATGACATGGAAAGCGATGAGCCCAGTAGTCAATTTAATTGATAAAATTTACTCAAAAGGAGTCAAGCTCAATAACAAAGAAAAAGAAGAGCTGGAAAGTAAAATAGTCAGAAATAGTGAATTACCAAAGTGGGATCTTACAATCACTCCAATTGCGGTAGATTTTTAAATGCTAGATCCCTAATGCCTCGTTTTGCCACGGTTTGGCAATAAAATCAGCGGCTCCAGCTTTGATGGCTTGGACTGCTAAGTTCATATCGGCATAAGCCGTCATCATAATCACGGTAGTGCTTGGTTTCAGCGTTAAGATCTGCTTTAGCCAATGAAACCCCTCTTTGCCACTGATAGCATCTTGAGTGAAGTTCATATCCAGCAGCACTACATCAATATCAAACTGGTTTAAGTAATGGCTGATTTGTTGCGGATCAGTTGTGGTTTTAACTTGTTGATAGTGCTGGAACCCATCAGATACGGGTAACAAATAAATGAGAAAATCTGAGGAGAAAAACGTTATTTATTGAGATAATAAGCCGACTAAAACTATTCTCAAAATAAAATGCCGATACTCGACCGAACACCGCTTAACTCCTCAGACAAATTCGATCTTCTCTTAAAAACTATCGCTTGCCAAGTGCATGGTGCAGTTTCTTCTCTTTCTGATGAATTTAATGTTTCTCGTAAAGCCGTTTACTCCGCTAAATATGCGGCTCAATCGGCACTAAAGTGCCTTGTTACTACCAACGACGAATCTGATGTCATTACATCTGTAAATGTTGACGTACCACATCTTCGCCGTTCTATTGTGGCTTTATCAATCACAGCACCTAACTCTATTCGAGCAATTGAAGAACAAATCCCACTCATTTATCCAGGCTGTAAAGTCAGTTACGGTTACATTCAAGGCGTTATCGTTGAAGCTCAAGAGCAGGCTGAGTTATTTAACGAAAAAGTGTCGCTATCAGCCATAAAGAGTGTGGCCATCGATGAGATGTTCAGCCAAGGTGACCCCGTACTTGCTGGGATAGATCTCGAAAGTGGTTATTTATTTTCACTCTCTCACGAACAAAAGCGTGACGGTGAAACTTGGGCACGAGTTTTAGGTGAAGCTAAATCACAAGGATTATCACCTCAGCACGTCGTTAAAGATGGAGCAAAAGGAATAGCGAAAGGCGTTAGCATGAGCTTTGAACATGCAGAGCAACGTGATGATGCTTTCCATGCGTTGTATATCGTAGGTAAGGCGCTGAGAAAGGTTGAACGTCGGGCGTACTACTACATTGATAAAGAGGCTAGTTTGGAAAAAAGATTGCGTAAAGATGTATTCGATACAGAGAAAAAGCAGCAGGCAATGGTTGATTTATTAGGCGTGCAAGCGAAATGTGAGCAAGCGATTGAGCAATATGAAAGTGGAACGAAAAGCAGAAATCATCTCCACCAAGCTTTGACCAGTATTTCCATGAAAACGGGTAGCCTCATGACGAAAAAACAGGCTGAAGCCTTGCTAACGAAGGCTGTTGATGGCTTAAAAAATACTGAGCATAAAGATGGCATCACCGCTGCTAGATACATAAAAAATCGTTTGAAAGGACTGACATTAGCAACTCAAGCACTTCACGAAAAGTTACTGAAACTTGGCGAACTTTATCCTCAAGAATGCGTTGAAGTGGCTTGTCGCTTCTCTGAACGAAAGCGCCAATTACGAAAAGCTAAACCTTGGAAAATAGCGCGGTATCAGAAAGAATTAGTTGGCAGTTATCAGTGGTTGCGACTCCGTTTAGGCAAGAGTGCCAGCGAACTTATGCTGCAAGTGGAAGCGTTGCATCAAACTCGCCACAGAGCATCAAGTGCCATTGAAGGGTTTAATGCCACTCTACGGTCTTACCTTTATGTCCGTAAAGGAGTCAATCAAGGTTTCCTCGAGTTATTTAAAGCTTGGTACAACCTTCGCTCAAGACGCTGGGGGAAACATAAAGGAACTTCATCGTATCAGAATATCACAGGGAAAAAAGTTGATGACTGGCTAACAATGCTGAATTTTCCACCTTCGGATTTACACCACTAAGCACTCACAAACTTTGTGTGATTTACGGTAGCGGTTC contains:
- a CDS encoding transposase translates to MPILDRTPLNSSDKFDLLLKTIACQVHGAVSSLSDEFNVSRKAVYSAKYAAQSALKCLVTTNDESDVITSVNVDVPHLRRSIVALSITAPNSIRAIEEQIPLIYPGCKVSYGYIQGVIVEAQEQAELFNEKVSLSAIKSVAIDEMFSQGDPVLAGIDLESGYLFSLSHEQKRDGETWARVLGEAKSQGLSPQHVVKDGAKGIAKGVSMSFEHAEQRDDAFHALYIVGKALRKVERRAYYYIDKEASLEKRLRKDVFDTEKKQQAMVDLLGVQAKCEQAIEQYESGTKSRNHLHQALTSISMKTGSLMTKKQAEALLTKAVDGLKNTEHKDGITAARYIKNRLKGLTLATQALHEKLLKLGELYPQECVEVACRFSERKRQLRKAKPWKIARYQKELVGSYQWLRLRLGKSASELMLQVEALHQTRHRASSAIEGFNATLRSYLYVRKGVNQGFLELFKAWYNLRSRRWGKHKGTSSYQNITGKKVDDWLTMLNFPPSDLHH
- a CDS encoding sensor histidine kinase, producing the protein MDEFIGRFRSLSQLPAPNLQITSLKDLVNRTLKLFETQWQQLQVDLELKLPSDYSLMADAAQLEQVLINLLKSATEAVSELKNKQITISLHQNESAQVSLDIIDNGEGIAEHVHEMIFVPFFTTKPQGSGIGLSLSRHIMVQHGGDLTYVQPDNGARFRMLFS
- a CDS encoding response regulator; the protein is MLPVSDGFQHYQQVKTTTDPQQISHYLNQFDIDVVLLDMNFTQDAISGKEGFHWLKQILTLKPSTTVIMMTAYADMNLAVQAIKAGAADFIAKPWQNEALGI
- a CDS encoding IS66 family transposase translates to MSKPFTDIDHNALEALIVRVTEAREHELALSPEDCQLLLDALVTLSTMQQRLTNHDVTVHKLRKLLGIEKSSEALSRVSKSNKGSGKHTAGKNRKPKESGEDFTPAKPVVIVHQSTDVKKGDNCLECHMGKMYKTDPGSLLCITGQSPFKPEQHVMERFRCNACGAYATAALPVEVLADGSEQQKYGYSARSLMAIHKYFAGLPFYRQGSIQKLLGVKITASTVFDQVEYVANDIYPVYQMLVNLAADAKHYYLDDTTHRILDATPIEKPVRNSDKTQMRSGVYTSGVIATTQANDSIVLFETNIGHAGEFIDSLLHKRGTHQSRPIMMSDALVSNRPTVRECLLSLCNSHARRQFVDVINHFPDEVEHVLTRYGEIWAYEQHTKEQKFTATERLSYHQQHSLPVMKTIKQWCTTHLNDETVEENSGLGKAMRYFVKHYVGLSYFCHYEGVYIDNNRIEAMLKIIVRDRKNAMFHKTLLGATIGDVITSMIATASEAGINVFEYFTFLQREKDKVKTNPEEYLPWNYRETVVTEK
- the tnpB gene encoding IS66 family insertion sequence element accessory protein TnpB (TnpB, as the term is used for proteins encoded by IS66 family insertion elements, is considered an accessory protein, since TnpC, encoded by a neighboring gene, is a DDE family transposase.), yielding MIYLTSNSRIFIATQPADFRCGIDGLAAVCQQRLSSNPRSGSIFVFINRNKTMIRALTYEHNGFWLMTKRLSKGKFHGWPRHHGVMQPMAAAQLRQLLSGEPYLSSSRLK